In Ananas comosus cultivar F153 linkage group 10, ASM154086v1, whole genome shotgun sequence, the following proteins share a genomic window:
- the LOC109716076 gene encoding uncharacterized protein LOC109716076 has protein sequence MAALAPGILHKLLCAMKSGNPKPIGEHRTALLQVTDIVPADLDEKDLWPKHGFYVKVSDSSHSIYVSLPVDQDDLVLSNKMQLGQFINVDRLEPGSPVPVIVGAKPLPGRHPLVGTPEPIVRARPGVQRRGSWGPDPNSNSNSHTIASSPMAAKVKPTSLDFDERTPVKDRLRCSQFSPVVSTKSVKEPNSASVRKSCVLSKFSRSKSMLERDPKIPKSPFPIEKSSICSITSIPKLRSGVRVEDSSSSSDEQGSCSFTSNPLHSLSISANSKQSSAERMPLPRKLDTLGKEAMQQREAAQKVALQALRDASATETVVRALKMFSELSKAARADSPAACFDQFLAFHQEIVQAATDMEAIQAATSIAATIEADKSDEIDDSSVLQEIVQNGRTASKRRAVSALSKSVAFAAETTDAKAEAGGKKKASADARCDDKKLQASTLVGSIRLAKQIRNEAGNWFMEFLEAALDCGVRKPKASSDGRKSSGFCPQSLILRVINWLEMEQCDESKRRAHPRAAQIARKLRIKAKNP, from the exons ATGGCGGCATTGGCTCCAGGGATACTGCATAAACTCCTTTGCGCCATGAAATCGGGGAACCCCAAACCGATCGGCGAGCACCGGACCGCACTCCTACAAGTCACCGACATTGTCCCTGCCGACTTAGACGAAAAGGACCTGTGGCCGAAGCACGGTTTCTATGTAAAAGTCTCCGACTCTTCTCACTCCATCTACGTGAGCTTACCCGTCGACCAAGACGATCTCGTTCTGAGCAACAAGATGCAGCTTGGCCAATTCATCAACGTCGACCGCCTCGAGCCCGGCTCGCCGGTCCCGGTCATTGTCGGCGCGAAGCCGCTTCCCGGTCGGCACCCATTAGTGGGCACCCCCGAGCCCATCGTTCGAGCTAGGCCGGGTGTTCAGAGAAGAGGCTCCTGGGGCCCGGACCCAAACTCGAACTCGAATTCGCACACGATTGCTTCTTCGCCTATGGCGGCGAAGGTGAAGCCCACTTCGTTGGATTTCGATGAGAGGACACCGGTGAAGGATCGGCTGAGATGCAGCCAGTTTTCGCCTGTTGTGAGCACGAAATCGGTGAAGGAACCGAACTCGGCTTCGGTGAGGAAAAGTTGCGTTCTTTCAAAGTTCTCGAGAAGCAAGAGTATGTTGGAGAGAGATCCGAAGATACCGAAGAGTCCATTCCCTATT GAGAAGAGTTCGATTTGTTCTATCACTTCGATACCCAAATTGCGAAGCGGTGTGAGAGTTGAAGATTCCTCTTCTTCATCCGACGAACAAGGAAGTTGTTCATTTACTTCTAATCCGTTACACTCGCTCTCGATCAGTGCCAATTCGAAGCAAAGTTCGGCCGAGCGCATGCCGTTGCCGAGAAAGCTCGACACTCTCGGAAAA gaGGCTATGCAACAAAGAGAGGCAGCTCAAAAAGTAGCTCTTCAAGCTCTTCGCGATGCGTCGGCCACCGAAACTGTGGTTCGAGCTCTCAA GATGTTCTCGGAGTTGAGCAAAGCTGCGAGAGCCGATTCTCCCGCCGCTTGCTTCGACCAATTCCTGGCCTTCCATCAAGAGATCGTTCAAGCGGCGACCGACATGGAGGCAATCCAAGCCGCCACTTCGATCGCTGCGACAATCGAAGCGGATAAATCGGACGAAATCGATGACTCATCAGTTCTACAAGAAATAGTCCAAAATGGCAGAACGGCATCCAAGAGAAGAGCTGTTTCAGCTCTGTCCAAATCAGTGGCTTTCGCGGCCGAAACAACTGATGCGAAAGCAGAAGCTGGCGGAAAGAAGAAGGCTTCTGCAGATGCAAGATGTGATGACAAGAAACTTCAAGCGTCGACTTTAGTCGGTTCGATAAGACTGGCGAAGCAGATACGGAATGAAGCTGGGAACTGGTTCATGGAGTTCCTGGAAGCCGCGTTGGATTGCGGCGTGAGGAAGCCGAAAGCATCGTCGGATGGCCGGAAATCGTCGGGCTTCTGCCCGCAGTCGCTGATACTGAGAGTGATCAACTGGTTGGAGATGGAGCAGTGCGACGAAAGCAAGAGGCGGGCGCATCCGAGAGCGGCGCAGATCGCGCGAAAGCTCAGGATAAAAGCCAAGAACCCATGA